Proteins encoded in a region of the Onychostoma macrolepis isolate SWU-2019 chromosome 20, ASM1243209v1, whole genome shotgun sequence genome:
- the LOC131526618 gene encoding LOW QUALITY PROTEIN: uncharacterized protein LOC131526618 (The sequence of the model RefSeq protein was modified relative to this genomic sequence to represent the inferred CDS: inserted 1 base in 1 codon), whose translation MSAWHQEGFGDSTQGFSVPSLQNDSILPPAGKRRRNLSVEWTCAVSSKSNVCGEMAHVLLVPPKELSLPPPTRFVPREQGQKFASIPSQIKFSLTHPGQGLRAQSGIKIKKDHKKLKQSQIKTNLTPLLERHSPPSPLECAATPLVSEDEKGPLAAQAANWRACAVHPWVLTTIDRGYRLQFAVKPPMFNGVVISVAQGEAAQILEEEISSLMRKGVIRVIPSRESHLGFYSRYFVIPKRGGGLRPILDLRVLNKHLRKYKFKMLSLRTLCQSIRQGDWFTSVDLQDAYFHIDIFPAHRKYLRFAYQGTAYEYTRIPFGLALXPRVFSKCVEAALMPLRRGGIRVASYLDDLLICAPSQRQAESDTGRLVTHLERLGFRINQTKSCLTPAQEIVYLGLRLNSVTFRAFLSEDRIETFHSCLSLFQRGRSVSFRMCLRLLGLMASTLSVVPLGLLRMRDFQNWTASQGIRPKSRLSRRVRISPECMNALRHWRAPSFLRTGCLLGPVMLRKVVTTDASLTGWGAVFEGRTVRGVWSPALREKHINFLELLTVLLALRHFVHFLKNHHVLVRTDNTTVIAYINRQGGVCSHKLHLLEKELIMWSSRTLLSLRATHVPGIMNRGADLLSRGNPLYGEWRLHPQVTLKMWQRFGRAAVDLFASREDAQCPLFFSLAGNISPLPSETSSLGLAHERLNLDAAGLPPKVIETIQNAKAASTRSLYNLKWRVFEGWCADRNIVPFLCSASDVMCFLQDLLDKGRAFSTVKVYLAAISACHVGLNTGTVGQHPLVCRFMRGARRLHAVSKPLVPPWDLSIVLNALSKAPFEPIDNIALKLLALKTALLLALTTAKRVSELHALSIHSSCMMFAPGGRRVTFRPNPAFVPKVFDHAGAVQSVDLLAFHPPPFSSPEEERLHSLCPVRSLYTYVQRTRTLRKSNQLFVSWADSYKGKPISRQRLSHWVVEAIVLCYNNMNKEPPIGLRAHSTRGMATSWALFKGISIQEICAAASWSSPHTFARFYRLDVTEPSLAHSVLGVSSQGV comes from the exons ATGTCAGCTTGGCATCAGGAAGGGTTTGGAGACAGCACCCAGGGTTTCTCTGTCCCATCCCTGCAGAACGATTCCATTCTCCCTCCCGCGGGGAAAAGGAGAAGGAATTTAAGTGTGGAATGGACGTGTGCGGTCAGTTCAAAGTCCAATGTTTGCGGGGAAATGGCCCATGTTCTTCTGGTGCCCCCCAAAGAATTGTCTCTCCCTCCACCTACGAGGTTTGTTCCGAGGGAGCAAGGACAAAAGTTCGCAAGCATCCCATCACAAATAAAGTTTTCTCTGACGCATCCAGGCCAAGGGCTGAGGGCGCAGagtggaataaaaataaagaaggatcacaaaaaattaaaacaatcacAAATAAAGACGAATCTTACTCCTTTACTGGAGCGGCATTCCCCTCCTTCGCCACTAGAGTGTGCTGCAACACCGCTAGTGAGCGAAGACGAGAAGGGCCCACTCGCAGCTCAGGCCGCGAACTGGCGCGCATGCGCAGTTCATCCCTGGGTTTTAACCACGATAGACAGGGGTTACAGACTTCAATTCGCTGTAAAACCTCCTATGTTCAATGGAGTGGTAATCTCAGTGGCCCAAGGGGAAGCAGCTCAGATTTTAGAGGAAGAAATATCCTCTTTAATGAGAAAAGGAGTGATAAGAGTGATTCCATCGAGAGAAAGCCACTTAGGTTTTTACTCCCGATACTTTGTGATTCCCAAAAGAGGGGGAGGTCTCCGTCCCATTTTGGATTTACGTGTCCTCAACAAACACCTCAGaaaatacaaattcaaaatGCTGTCGCTCAGAACGTTGTGTCAGAGTATTCGTCAGGGAGATTGGTTCACCTCAGTGGACCTCCAGGACGCATATTTTCACATAGATATTTTTCCTGCTCACAGGAAATATCTGAGGTTTGCTTATCAGGGCACAGCATACGAGTATACAAGAATTCCCTTTGGCCTCGCTT GCCCCCGGGTTTTCAGCAAGTGTGTGGAAGCGGCTCTGATGCCATTGAGGAGGGGAGGGATCAGAGTCGCATCATATCTGGACGACCTGCTCATCTGCGCGCCTTCCCAGAGGCAAGCAGAGAGCGATACGGGCAGACTAGTGACGCATCTGGAGAGACTAGGTTTCAGAATAAACCAGACGAAGAGTTGTCTAACTCCTGCACAGGAAATAGTCTACTTGGGTCTCAGGTTGAATTCAGTGACGTTTCGAGCTTTCCTATCAGAGGATCGCATCGAGACATTTCACAGTTGCCTCTCCCTTTTTCAACGAGGGAGATCAGTCTCTTTCAGAATGTGTCTTCGGCTACTGGGTCTGATGGCCTCAACACTGTCAGTGGTTCCCCTGGGACTGCTGCGAATGAGGGATTTTCAGAACTGGACAGCGTCACAGGGCATTCGCCCAAAGAGCCGTCTCAGCCGCAGAGTGCGCATCTCACCAGAATGCATGAACGCTCTCCGTCACTGGAGAGCTCCGTCTTTTCTCAGAACAGGATGCCTTCTGGGTCCTGTTATGTTAAGGAAAGTGGTGACGACAGATGCATCTCTCACGGGCTGGGGGGCGGTATTCGAAGGCAGAACAGTGAGAGGAGTTTGGTCTCCCGCACTGAGAGAGAAGCACATAAATTTTCTGGAACTACTAACAGTGTTACTAGCTCTGAgacattttgtgcattttctcAAGAATCATCATGTATTGGTCAGGACGGACAATACAACGGTGATAGCCTACATAAATCGGCAGGGAGGAGTTTGTTCTCACAAGCTTCACTTGTTAGAGAAAGAACTAATTATGTGGAGCAGCAGGACTCTCCTGTCGTTACGCGCGACACACGTTCCAGGAATAATGAACAGGGGAGCGGACTTACTGTCCAGGGGGAATCCTCTGTACGGGGAGTGGAGACTCCACCCCCAAGTGACGCTCAAGATGTGGCAGAGATTCGGCCGTGCAGCTGTAGATCTCTTCGCATCGCGCGAAGACGCACAATGTCCCCTGTTCTTCTCTCTGGCCGGAAATATTTCACCCCTCCCCTCAGAAACTAGCTCTCTGGGCCTGGCCCATGAGAGGCTAAATCTGGATGCAGCTGGGTTACCTCCGAAAGTGATAGAGACAATTCAGAACGCCAAGGCTGCCTCGACACGTTCTTTATATAATCTCAAATGGAGGGTGTTTGAGGGATGGTGCGCCGATAGAAACATTGTTCCTTTCTTGTGTTCAGCTTCGGATGTGATGTGCTTCCTACAGGACCTTCTGGACAAGGGCAGAGCCTTTTCTACAGTTAAGGTTTATCTGGCCGCTATCTCGGCATGTCATGTGGGTCTTAACACGGGTACTGTTGGCCAACACCCTCTCGTCTGTCGATTTATGAGAGGGGCACGTAGGCTACACGCAGTATCAAAGCCGCTGGTCCCGCCTTGGGATTTGTCCATAGTTCTGAACGCGCTCTCAAAAGCCCCTTTCGAACCCATTGATAACATTGCCTTGAAGCTGCTCGCTTTGAAGACGGCTCTGTTACTTGCTCTCACTACAGCAAAAAGGGTGAGTGAGCTACATGCTTTATCTATTCACTCCTCATGTATGATGTTTGCTCCGGGGGGTCGAAGAGTAACTTTTAGACCTAACCCGGCGTTTGTGCCTAAAGTGTTTGATCACGCTGGTGCAGTTCAATCAGTGGACCTGCTAGCTTTTCATCCACCGCCCTTTTCATCCCCAGAGGAGGAGAGGTTACACAGTTTATGTCCGGTTCGTTCTCTGTATACGTATGTTCAGAGAACCCGCACACTTCGTAAGAGCAATCAGCTTTTTGTCTCGTGGGCTGACTCTTACAAAGGAAAGCCTATCTCCCGTCAGCGTCTTTCCCACTGGGTGGTGGAGGCTATCGTGTTatgttacaataatatgaataaagAGCCCCCAATAGGATTACGAGCACACTCAACTAGAGGTATGGCTACATCCTGGGCTCTGTTTAAGGGCATTTCTATTCAAGAAATTTGCGCGGCAGCCAGCTGGTCTTCTCCGCACACATTTGCTCGTTTCTATAGACTGGATGTGACAGAACCATCTCTGGCCCACTCAGTTCTGGGAGTGAGTAGTCAGGGGGtataa
- the LOC131527736 gene encoding zona pellucida sperm-binding protein 3-like — protein sequence MVAVIMGLKECVLGLLVLVAFDQVYSARLEPRLFHPRVSQPRVLTEEPQRVDPLLGEQWSPIQGPYEVQSQRPQLAPLTTDLASSSIQSKQELRGPVRELTWKFPKVPEEPVQPDFNFDLQQPQPSDSVAVQCWENRVHVEVKQDFFGTGQLLEPSLLSLGGCAVVNVDSVARVLIFQSELHECGSQLVVTDNELVYIFTLDYRPAEFQSTPIVRSSAATVGIECHYPRRHNVSSNELQPAWIPYASTKVAEDILVFSLKIMTDDWMFERPSKVFFLGDVLNIQASVKQYNHVPLRIFVDHCVATTGPDVNSAPVYSFIENHGCLTDAKYTGSMSNFLPRVHNDKLQFQLEAFRFQQESSGAIYITCLLKASAATVQVDESHKACSFKANGWVSSDGGEEGCGCCDTSCELRTDGVSKVPGFQWEGSSQVGPLQVWENQRQANNVI from the exons ATGGTGGCTGTGATAATGGGGCTTAAAGAATGTGTGCTTGGGCTTTTAGTGCTGGTTGCATTTGATCAAGTGTACAGTGCCAGACTAGAACCCAGACTGTTTCACCCTCGAGTGTCTCAGCCCCGGGTGCTGACGGAAGAACCTCAAAGGGTTGATCCTCTGCTTGGGGAGCAGTGGAGTCCAATCCAAGGTCCTTATGAAGTTCAGTCTCAGAGGCCCCAGCTGGCCCCACTTACTACAGATCTGGCATCTTCAAGTATTCAGTCCAAACAAGAATTGCGGGGCCCTGTCAGGGAGCTTACCTGGAAGTTCCCAAAGGTCCCAGAAGAGCCAGTACAGCCAGATTTTAACTTTGATTTGCAGCAGCCTCAACCTTCTGACAGTGTAGCAGTCCAGTGTTGGGAAAATAGGGTGCATGTGGAAGTGAAGCAGGACTTCTTTGGTACTGGCCAGCTGCTTGAGCCTTCTCTTCTGTCTCTAGGGGGCTGTGCTGTAGTGAACGTGGATTCAGTTGCCAGAGTTCTGATCTTTCAATCTGAACTTCATGAGTGTGGTAGTCAGCTTGTG GTGACTGACAATGAGCTTGTCTACATCTTTACTCTTGACTATAGACCAGCAGAATTCCAAAGCACTCCAATTGTAAGGTCCAGTGCTGCTACAGTTGGTATTGAATGCCACTACCCCAG GAGACACAATGTGAGCAGTAATGAACTGCAGCCAGCTTGGATCCCATATGCGTCCACCAAGGTTGCAGAGGACATTCTGGTCTTCTCCCTGAAGATCATGACTG atgactGGATGTTTGAAAGGCCTTCAAAGGTGTTCTTCCTGGGTGATGTCTTAAATATTCAGGCATCTGTGAAGCAGTACAACCATGTTCCCCTTCGTATATTTGTGGACCACTGTGTTGCCACTACAGGCCCTGACGTGAACTCCGCTCCAGTGTATTCTTTTATTGAAAACCATGG TTGCCTCACTGATGCAAAGTATACTGGCTCCATGTCCAACTTTCTGCCCAGAGTGCACAATGACAAACTCCAGTTTCAGTTGGAGGCCTTCAGGTTCCAACAAGAAAGCAGTGGTGct ATTTACATCACTTGTCTTCTAAAAGCAAGTGCAGCTACGGTGCAGGTTGACGAAAGTCATAAGGCTTGTTCTTTTAAAGCAAATGG atgggTATCTTCTGATGGAGGTGAGGAGGGGTGTGGCTGCTGTGACACAAGCTGTGAGTTGAGGACTGATGGTGTGTCCAAAGTTCCAG GTTTCCAGTGGGAGGGAAGTTCCCAAGTTGGCCCTCTCCAGGTCTGGGAGaaccaacgtcaagccaacaaTGTGATTTGA
- the LOC131527481 gene encoding zona pellucida sperm-binding protein 3-like isoform X2 → MRFQLEAFRFQQETSGVIYITCLLKASAAMVQVDENHKACSFRANGWASSDGSDEVCGCCDTSCGLRTDGVFKVPGFQWEGRAKVGPLQVWENPHRAKNVI, encoded by the exons ATGCGCTTTCAGTTGGAGGCCTTCAGGTTCCAACAAGAAACCAGTGGTGTT ATTTACATCACTTGTCTTCTAAAAGCAAGTGCAGCTATGGTGCAGGTTGACGAAAATCATAAGGCTTGTTCTTTTAGAGCAAATGG atgGGCGTCTTCTGATGGAAGTGATGAGGTGTGTGGCTGCTGTGACACAAGCTGTGGGTTGAGGACTGATGGTGTGTTCAAAGTTCCAG GTTTCCAGTGGGAGGGAAGAGCCAAAGTTGGCCCTCTCCAGGTCTGGGAGAATCCACATCGAGCCAAAAATGTGATTTGA
- the LOC131526617 gene encoding LOW QUALITY PROTEIN: zona pellucida sperm-binding protein 3-like (The sequence of the model RefSeq protein was modified relative to this genomic sequence to represent the inferred CDS: inserted 1 base in 1 codon) produces the protein MSVRLPEICADTAYCRLCREKKSKKIIIARVLIFQSELHECGSQLVVTDNELVYIFTLDYRPAEFQSTPIVRSSAATVGIECHYPRRHNVSSNELQPAWIPYASTKVAEDILVFSLKIMTDDWMFERPSKVFFLGDVLNIQASVKQYNHVPFRXFVDHCVATTGPDVNSAPVYSFIENHGCLTDAKYTGSMSNFLPRVHNDKLQFQLEAFRFQQESSGAIYITCLLKASAATVQVDESHKACSFKANGWVSSDGGEEGCGCCDTSCELRTDGVSKVPGFQWEGSSQVGPLQVWENQRQANNVI, from the exons ATGTCCGTCAGGCTGCCTGAGATCTGTGCAgatacc gcatACTGTAGGCTTTGCCGAGAAAAAAAATCGAAAAAGATTATTATTGCCAGAGTTCTGATCTTTCAATCTGAACTTCATGAGTGTGGTAGTCAGCTTGTG GTGACTGACAATGAGCTTGTCTACATCTTTACTCTTGACTATAGACCAGCAGAATTCCAAAGCACTCCAATTGTAAGGTCCAGTGCTGCTACAGTTGGTATTGAATGCCACTACCCCAG GAGACACAATGTGAGCAGTAATGAACTGCAGCCAGCTTGGATCCCATATGCGTCCACCAAGGTTGCAGAGGACATTCTGGTCTTCTCCCTGAAGATCATGACTG atgactGGATGTTTGAAAGGCCTTCAAAGGTGTTCTTCCTGGGTGATGTCTTAAATATTCAGGCATCTGTGAAGCAGTACAACCATGTTCCCTTCA TATTTGTGGACCACTGTGTTGCCACTACAGGCCCTGACGTGAACTCCGCTCCAGTGTATTCTTTTATTGAAAACCATGG TTGCCTCACTGATGCAAAGTATACTGGCTCCATGTCCAACTTTCTGCCCAGAGTGCACAATGACAAACTCCAGTTTCAGTTGGAGGCCTTCAGGTTCCAACAAGAAAGCAGTGGTGct ATTTACATCACTTGTCTTCTAAAAGCAAGTGCAGCTACGGTGCAGGTTGACGAAAGTCATAAGGCTTGTTCTTTTAAAGCAAATGG atgggTATCTTCTGATGGAGGTGAGGAGGGGTGTGGCTGCTGTGACACAAGCTGTGAGTTGAGGACTGATGGTGTGTCCAAAGTTCCAG GTTTCCAGTGGGAGGGAAGTTCCCAAGTTGGCCCTCTCCAGGTCTGGGAGaaccaacgtcaagccaacaaTGTGATTTGA
- the si:dkey-51e6.1 gene encoding LOW QUALITY PROTEIN: si:dkey-51e6.1 (The sequence of the model RefSeq protein was modified relative to this genomic sequence to represent the inferred CDS: inserted 1 base in 1 codon), producing MADALSKVPDVDIDPXGKFKYILVNIKVKGGTEQKVIVRGTKTAEYHNHIFEKVNPAMEALGLECSCLGGGKIEHNNTEKKLRVFGESTGYGKADHALTVEKLKSVFKDYEITME from the exons ATGGCAGACGCGTTGAGCAAAGTGCCCGATGTCGACATTGATC GAGGAAAGTTTAAATACATATTAGTGAACATAAAAGTTAAAGGTGGAACGGAACAAAAAGTGATAGTGAGGGGAACTAAAACTGCGGAGTACCACA ATCACATATTTGAAAAAGTGAATCCTGCTATGGAGGCTTTGGGACTTGAGTGTAGTTGTCTTGGTGGTGGCAAGATTGAGCACAACAACACAGAAAAGAAACTTCGGGTGTTTGGAGAGTCTACG gGATATGGGAAGGCTGACCATGCTCTGACAGTGGAAAAGCTCAAATCTGTCTTCAAAGACTATGAAATCACTATGGaataa
- the LOC131527481 gene encoding zona pellucida sperm-binding protein 3-like isoform X1, which produces MRFQLEAFRFQQETSGVIYITCLLKASAAMVQVDENHKACSFRANGWASSDGSDEVCGCCDTSCGLRTDGVFKVPAGFQWEGRAKVGPLQVWENPHRAKNVI; this is translated from the exons ATGCGCTTTCAGTTGGAGGCCTTCAGGTTCCAACAAGAAACCAGTGGTGTT ATTTACATCACTTGTCTTCTAAAAGCAAGTGCAGCTATGGTGCAGGTTGACGAAAATCATAAGGCTTGTTCTTTTAGAGCAAATGG atgGGCGTCTTCTGATGGAAGTGATGAGGTGTGTGGCTGCTGTGACACAAGCTGTGGGTTGAGGACTGATGGTGTGTTCAAAGTTCCAG CAGGTTTCCAGTGGGAGGGAAGAGCCAAAGTTGGCCCTCTCCAGGTCTGGGAGAATCCACATCGAGCCAAAAATGTGATTTGA
- the zp3a.2 gene encoding LOW QUALITY PROTEIN: zona pellucida sperm-binding protein 3a.2 (The sequence of the model RefSeq protein was modified relative to this genomic sequence to represent the inferred CDS: inserted 2 bases in 1 codon) yields the protein MVAVIMGLRECVLGFLVLVVFEHVYSARLQPRVSQPXVLTEEPQRVDSLLREQWSPIRGPYDVQSQRPQLAPLTTDLTSSSIQSKQELQGPVRELTWKFPKVPEEPVQLDINFDLQQPQPSDSVAVQCWENRVHVEVKQDFFGTGQLLEPSLLSLGGCAVVNVDSVARVLIFQSELHECGSQLVVTDNELVYIFTLDYRPAEFQSTPIVRSSAATVGIECHYPRRHNVSSNELQPAWIPYVSTKVAEDILVFSLKIMTDDWLFERPSKVFFLGDVLNIQASVKPYNHAPLHIFVDHCIATSGPEVNSAPMYSFIENHGCLTDAKYTGSMSNFLPRVHRDKLQFQLEAFRFQQETSGVIYITCLLKASAAMVQVDENHKACSFRANGWASSDGSDEVCGCCDTSCGLRTDGVFKVPAGFQWEGRAKVGPLQVWENPHRAKNVI from the exons ATGGTGGCTGTGATAATGGGGCTTAGAGAATGTGTGCTTGGGTTTTTAGTGCTGGTTGTATTTGAGCATGTGTACAGTGCCAGACTTCAGCCTCGAGTGTCTCAGCC GGTGCTGACGGAAGAACCTCAAAGGGTTGATTCTCTGCTTCGGGAGCAGTGGAGTCCAATCCGAGGTCCTTATGATGTTCAATCTCAGAGGCCCCAGTTGGCCCCACTTACTACAGATCTGACATCTTCAAGTATTCAGTCCAAACAAGAATTGCAGGGCCCTGTCAGGGAGCTGACCTGGAAGTTCCCAAAGGTCCCAGAAGAGCCAGTACAGCTGGATATTAACTTTGACTTGCAGCAGCCTCAACCTTCTGACAGTGTAGCAGTCCAGTGTTGGGAAAATAGGGTGCATGTGGAAGTGAAGCAGGACTTCTTTGGTACTGGCCAGCTGCTTGAGCCTTCTCTTCTGTCTCTAGGGGGCTGTGCTGTAGTGAACGTGGATTCAGTTGCCAGAGTTCTGATCTTTCAATCTGAACTTCATGAGTGTGGTAGTCAGCTTGTG GTGACTGACAATGAGCTTGTCTACATCTTTACTCTTGACTATAGACCAGCAGAATTCCAAAGTACTCCAATTGTAAGGTCCAGTGCTGCTACAGTTGGTATTGAATGCCACTACCCCAG GAGACACAATGTGAGCAGTAATGAACTGCAGCCAGCTTGGATCCCATATGTGTCCACCAAGGTTGCGGAGGACATTCTGGTCTTCTCCCTGAAGATCATGACTG atgactgGTTGTTTGAAAGGCCTTCAAAGGTGTTCTTCCTGGGTGATGTCTTAAATATTCAGGCATCTGTGAAGCCATACAACCATGCCCCCCTTCATATATTTGTGGACCACTGTATTGCCACTTCAGGCCCTGAGGTTAACTCTGCTCCAATGTATTCTTTTATCGAAAATCATGG TTGCCTCACTGATGCAAAGTATACTGGCTCCATGTCCAACTTTCTGCCCAGAGTGCACCGTGACAAACTCCAGTTTCAGTTGGAGGCCTTCAGGTTCCAACAAGAAACCAGTGGTGTT ATTTACATCACTTGTCTTCTAAAAGCAAGTGCAGCTATGGTGCAGGTTGACGAAAATCATAAGGCTTGTTCTTTTAGAGCAAATGG atgGGCGTCTTCTGATGGAAGTGATGAGGTGTGTGGCTGCTGTGACACAAGCTGTGGGTTGAGGACTGATGGTGTGTTCAAAGTTCCAG CAGGTTTCCAGTGGGAGGGAAGAGCCAAAGTTGGCCCTCTCCAGGTCTGGGAGAATCCACATCGAGCCAAAAATGTGATTTGA